In Truepera sp., the sequence GTCCAGCGAAGGTCCGTTCACCGTCTTCGCGCCCACCGACGAAGCCTTCGGCGAGGCCCTCGCGGCCCTCGGCATCACAGCGGAAGAACTCCTCGCGAGCCCCGACCTCGGCGCCATCCTCACCTACCACGTGGTCCCCGGCAAGGTTCTGGCAGCCGACGTACTCGCGGCCGTGGAAGCCGGAGGCGGCACGTTCACGGCCAAGACCGTCAATGGCGCCGACATCACCGTTACCGTGGTCGACGGCATGGTCATGCTGAACGGTGTCGCCACGGTCACAGCCGCTGACCTTCTGGCCGACAACGGTGTCGTCCACGTCATCGACGCGGTGCTCCTTCCCCCCACCGAGTAAGGACCGCGCCTTCTAGGTAGCAGGTGGCCGGTGTTTCTGGACCGGCCACCCGCCATAGCGTGGCGCCCCGCGCCGAACGCGGCCCCCGGGCGAATCCACCCTCTCGATCGCAGCCCACCTGGAAGGGTGCAACCCCATGAAGGACCTGAACCCCCATTTAACGGCAGTACCCGCTAGCCGGCCAGGCAAACCGGTAGGCGTGAGCGCATGACCACCGCGCGCGGCCGCTGGGCCGGACTCGTATTCATAAGCGTGGCCGTTGCGCTCATAATCGTCGACTCGACGATAGTCAACGTCGCGATTCCAGCCATAGTGGCTGACCTGAGCGTCACGTCGACGCAGGTCCAGTGGGTGCAGGAAAGCTACACGCTCGTATTCGCCGCCCTCCTTCTGGTCTTTGGAACGCTTGCCGACCGCTACGGGCGCCGGCTTCTATTGTTGACGGGCGTCGGCGTGTTCGCTGCCGCCTCTGTACTGGCCGCACTGGCACCGTCGGGTGAACTGCTGATCGGCTCTCGGTTGCTGCAGGGCGTGGGCGGCGCGATGGTATTGCCGACGACGCTGTCTTTGATCAACGCCACTTTCCGCGGTAAGGAGCGCGGCATCGCGTTCGCGGTGTGGGGTTCGACGATCGGCGGCATGGTCGCGCTCGGGCCACTACTTGGCGGGTGGCTGACCACCTACTACTCGTGGCGCTGGGCCTTCGGAATCAACGTACCCCTTGGCCTGATCATCGTCGCCGGCGTGCTCGCCTTCGTTTCGGAGTCGAAGGACG encodes:
- a CDS encoding fasciclin domain-containing protein, which produces MKKFLAIITLAVLPLMASAQGAVPKTVVDIAASNPDFSTLVAAVTKADLVDTLSSEGPFTVFAPTDEAFGEALAALGITAEELLASPDLGAILTYHVVPGKVLAADVLAAVEAGGGTFTAKTVNGADITVTVVDGMVMLNGVATVTAADLLADNGVVHVIDAVLLPPTE